Below is a window of Halomicrobium mukohataei DSM 12286 DNA.
GCGACCGTCTCACTGGGTCCCACGTCGGCGTGGACTTCGAGGTGGTCTGCCAGTGCCAGCGGGAGGTAGCCGACGAAGGCCATCGTCACTCCGGAGAAACCGGTGCCGGCGGCCGGACGAACGACCGCCAGATTGAGGTACGACAGCAAGACCGGGAACACCAGGACGAACGTGAAGAAAGCCGCGAAAAAGCGGCTCCGACGCCCGCTCGCGACGCTCAGCAGGTACGCCACCGGGACGACGAGGAAGTATCCTACGACGTTGACCGCGAGATGGGTCGTGGTGAGGTGGACGAACGGCGCAGTCGCCGCCGTCAGTAACGTCGGTTCCGTGTACTCGAAGACCAGTGACTGCCGCGTCGACAGCGGCAGGAGAAAGATCAGGCCCAGCACTATCGGAACTGAAAACAGGACCGCGATGTCGGTCGGGTGGAAGCCACTCCAGCGTGGCGAGATCCGGCCAGAACTCTCGACGGTGTTCCGATTGCTCATAACGAGCTCGATCGGAGATGCGCCCGTCTCACGCTTGAGCGTTCTCGCCAAAATATCAGAGCTGAAAATTGGATTCGGTCCCAGAGTCGCCTAGTGCTCGTCGTCCGTCTCGACGCGGAGGGTCGCGATCGCCTCGACGGCGTCGGCTTCGAGCACCAGCCGGACGGCGAGGGAACCACCGGCCGGGATTGCGTGGGGCGACGTGTCGTCGTCGGGGAAGTCGGTCACGTCGTCGCCGTCGATGTGCTCGATCGTCACGCCGTCCGTGACCGGCGCTCCCTCTTCGTCGAGGGCGACGATCCGTACGCTTGCCGCGCTCGATCCGGCGTTTCTGACGGTGAACGCGGGGTCGAGCGTCACGGTCTCGTCGTCGGCCACGTCGTAGCCCAGTATCGTCCTCCCGTCCTCGGTCTCGCCGACCGAGGCGGACTCGCCGCCGAGGAGTTCGAGCGTCGCCGGGCTCTCGTCGGCGAGGACGGCGACGAAGTCGTGCTCGTCGGACCGCCACAGGACGAACGCGAGGAGACCCGCGGCCAGCACCACCAGTCCGCCCAGGAGCACCGGCGCGAAGCCACCGAGCTCCAGTGGCGACTGACTCTGCTCGCCGACCGTGACCGTCACGGACTCGTTGTGGCCCTGAATCTCGTACGATCCCGGCTCGTCGAAGCTAACGGTGCCGCTGACGGTCGTCCGTTCGCCCGGTTCGAGCGTCACCGTCTCGGACGCGATGACGCCGCCACCGCCGCGAATCTCGACCGCCCTCGTCGCGGTGTCCGCCCCGCGGTTCTCGACGGTCGCCGTCACCGTGATCGTCTCCCCGACGGTCGGCGACTCGGGGTCGGTCGTCAGGCCGACCACTTCGATCCCCGCCGTCGACGCGTTCGTCGGCTGGCCGCCGCCACCGACCTCGGTCCGGGTCGGCGTGGGCGTCGCGGTTCCGGGAGTGGTGGTGCCGTCGCCCGTCGATTCCGTCGGCGTCGCGGTGTCGTCGGTCGTGTCACCGCCACCCGTGCCGCCGCCGGTCGTGCCGCTGCCCGTAGTGTCGGTCGGCGTCGGGGTATCCGTCGGCGTCGCGGTCGAGGCTGGCGGTCCGCCGGTGCCTCCACCGCCAGTGCCTCCGCCGCCAGTGCCTCCACCGCCCGTTCCACCGCCGCCGGTCCCGCCTTCGCTGGTCTCGTCGGGAATCTCGGCGCGGAGCGTGATCGACTCCATGACGACGCCGGGCGTTCCGCTCTCGACGGCGAACCCGATCCGAACGGATTCGCCGTCGGTGAGCGTCACCGGATCGGTCTCGTCTTCGACGGACGTGCCGGTGTCCATCCGGTAGAAATTGACGGCAGAACGGTCGTCTTCGATCCAGACGCTGGCCTCTGCCAGATCGGTGCCGAGGACGAACACGTCGTCGACGACGGTTCGCGAGTCCGGATTCAGGTTCGAGATCTCGACGCGAAGCTGCCCGTCCGGTCCGATCTCGGCGTACTGCTCCCCGTTGGCCGTGTCGGCGGGATCGAGATAGACGCCACGGACGGCCTCGTCACCCGTCGCGAACGCACCAGTAGTCGTGGCGATGGCGAAAGCGCCGGCTACCAGGAGTGCGAGGAACAGCGACCGGTGAGTGTCCATCTCGTTACCTTACCATTCGTCTAGCTCGTTTTGCCGTCGGCTGGGTAGTCGCTACGGCCGCGTCGTCTGTCTGGCGGGAGACCGAGATCAGTTCTCGTTGGCGACGATCACGAGCGATCCGTTTCCGTCGGTGCTGGGGGAGTCCGGCACTTCTTTGCCGGCCTTGACCGTCGCTTTGAGGTCGAGCGAGCCTCCGCTGCTGCCCGAGGATCCACCGGTCAGCGGGTTCTGTGTGCCATCGAGGTCGAACGTCACGATCGCGTCGAGATCGCCGCCGGTACCGATACCGATCGTCGCGCTGTCACCGGCGGAACCGCCCGAGGGCCCGTTCAGCTGGATGTCCACGTCGGTCGCGGAGTTGTTCGT
It encodes the following:
- a CDS encoding CARDB domain-containing protein — translated: MDTHRSLFLALLVAGAFAIATTTGAFATGDEAVRGVYLDPADTANGEQYAEIGPDGQLRVEISNLNPDSRTVVDDVFVLGTDLAEASVWIEDDRSAVNFYRMDTGTSVEDETDPVTLTDGESVRIGFAVESGTPGVVMESITLRAEIPDETSEGGTGGGGTGGGGTGGGGTGGGGTGGPPASTATPTDTPTPTDTTGSGTTGGGTGGGDTTDDTATPTESTGDGTTTPGTATPTPTRTEVGGGGQPTNASTAGIEVVGLTTDPESPTVGETITVTATVENRGADTATRAVEIRGGGGVIASETVTLEPGERTTVSGTVSFDEPGSYEIQGHNESVTVTVGEQSQSPLELGGFAPVLLGGLVVLAAGLLAFVLWRSDEHDFVAVLADESPATLELLGGESASVGETEDGRTILGYDVADDETVTLDPAFTVRNAGSSAASVRIVALDEEGAPVTDGVTIEHIDGDDVTDFPDDDTSPHAIPAGGSLAVRLVLEADAVEAIATLRVETDDEH